One segment of Micromonospora parathelypteridis DNA contains the following:
- a CDS encoding DUF2231 domain-containing protein: MESRLKVLGHPVHPMLVMFPVALLATAVLFDLVDTVGGPDFLGEVAYWNITVGLIGGLLAAAAGSFDLLAIPTGTRAKRVGLLHAGANVAVILLFAAVWAVRLNADSRAAGGALVAIEVVALAILGISAWLGGELVDRLGVGVDRDAGLDAPSSLRPPSAAQRIGEV; encoded by the coding sequence ATGGAGAGCCGACTCAAGGTGCTGGGTCATCCAGTCCATCCGATGCTGGTCATGTTCCCGGTGGCGTTGCTGGCAACGGCGGTGCTGTTCGACCTGGTCGACACCGTCGGTGGTCCCGATTTCCTCGGCGAGGTCGCGTACTGGAACATCACGGTCGGCCTGATCGGCGGCCTCCTCGCGGCGGCGGCCGGCTCGTTCGACCTGCTGGCCATCCCGACCGGCACCCGCGCCAAGCGGGTGGGTCTGCTGCACGCGGGCGCCAACGTCGCGGTGATCCTGCTCTTCGCCGCCGTGTGGGCCGTCCGGCTCAACGCGGACTCCCGAGCCGCCGGCGGCGCGCTCGTCGCCATCGAGGTGGTCGCCCTGGCGATCCTCGGCATCAGCGCCTGGCTCGGCGGGGAGTTGGTCGACCGGCTCGGCGTGGGCGTCGATCGTGACGCAGGCCTGGACGCGCCCAGCTCGCTACGGCCGCCCTCGGCCGCCCAGCGGATCGGAGAGGTGTGA
- a CDS encoding DUF4190 domain-containing protein, whose product MSYPSPHDHEPSQEQPTQPFSAPPHPAQPYAAQPYPEQPYAAPPYSAPPYSAPPYPAQPYSAPPYPVAPFSPVFPVVVTPPPTSGLAVASLIAGLVGVLGGWCLFGVPCVAAVILGHMATAATKRGERGGHGIAIAGLILGYIFVVPGVILTALFGLGLITS is encoded by the coding sequence ATGTCGTATCCGTCGCCGCACGACCACGAGCCGTCGCAGGAGCAGCCGACGCAGCCGTTCTCCGCGCCTCCTCATCCGGCACAGCCGTACGCGGCGCAGCCATACCCCGAGCAGCCGTACGCCGCGCCCCCATACTCGGCGCCTCCATACTCGGCGCCCCCGTACCCGGCGCAGCCGTACTCGGCGCCCCCGTACCCGGTGGCGCCCTTCTCGCCGGTCTTCCCGGTCGTTGTCACCCCGCCACCGACGTCCGGCCTGGCGGTCGCCTCGCTGATCGCGGGGCTCGTCGGCGTGCTCGGCGGCTGGTGTCTCTTCGGTGTCCCGTGCGTCGCGGCCGTGATCCTTGGCCACATGGCGACGGCGGCGACCAAGCGGGGCGAGCGGGGCGGACACGGGATAGCGATCGCGGGCCTGATCCTCGGCTACATCTTCGTCGTCCCCGGGGTCATCCTCACGGCCCTGTTCGGCCTCGGGTTAATCACCTCCTAG
- a CDS encoding pyridoxamine 5'-phosphate oxidase family protein, with amino-acid sequence MTVEITSHEELRNLLGVPTARAANKDRPRLHERDRDWLAASPFCLMATAGADGSCDVSPKGDPAGFALVLDDTTIALPERPGNKRADGYRNILDNPHVGLLFMIPGRTDTLRINGRARLVSDAPWFDEMVVKGHRPVLAVVVEIEQIFYHCAKAFLRSALWQPETWQPDVLPSRARLIKEVEAPVESLADLERHYGPEYAKNIYA; translated from the coding sequence GTGACGGTGGAGATCACCTCCCACGAGGAGTTGCGCAACCTGCTCGGGGTGCCGACCGCGCGGGCCGCCAACAAGGACCGCCCCCGCCTGCACGAACGGGACCGGGATTGGCTTGCCGCCTCGCCGTTCTGCCTGATGGCCACGGCCGGCGCGGACGGTAGCTGCGACGTCTCACCCAAAGGCGACCCGGCCGGGTTCGCCCTGGTGCTGGACGACACGACCATCGCGTTGCCGGAGCGGCCGGGCAACAAGCGGGCCGACGGCTACCGCAACATCCTCGACAACCCGCACGTCGGGCTGCTCTTCATGATCCCCGGGCGGACCGACACGCTGCGGATCAACGGGCGTGCCCGCCTGGTGAGCGACGCGCCCTGGTTCGACGAAATGGTGGTCAAGGGGCACCGGCCGGTGCTCGCCGTGGTGGTGGAGATCGAGCAGATCTTCTACCACTGTGCGAAGGCGTTCCTCCGGTCCGCGCTGTGGCAGCCGGAGACCTGGCAGCCCGACGTGCTGCCGTCCCGGGCCCGCCTGATCAAGGAGGTCGAGGCGCCGGTGGAGAGCCTGGCAGACCTGGAACGGCACTACGGCCCGGAGTACGCCAAGAACATCTACGCCTGA
- a CDS encoding Hsp20/alpha crystallin family protein produces MSEQQSGGFGRGWRGGRQQGWDPMGELQSLRAELSRLVGGRAGASDVELTETEDGWEVVVRLPGVAPEEVAVELDDRELCVRARSEAEVNADQGIPGGFETRGFEYRINLPSRVDPEAIDAVMDHGLLRVRLPRATRPAPRTITVGRTGPRSGDLSTGTPMPADPAADRELHRPDTVGEIDRQ; encoded by the coding sequence ATGAGCGAGCAGCAGTCCGGCGGCTTCGGTCGGGGCTGGCGCGGAGGCCGGCAGCAGGGCTGGGACCCGATGGGGGAGTTGCAGTCGCTGCGCGCCGAGCTGAGCCGGTTGGTCGGTGGTCGGGCCGGGGCGTCCGACGTCGAGTTGACCGAGACCGAGGATGGCTGGGAGGTCGTCGTCCGACTGCCCGGGGTGGCGCCGGAGGAGGTGGCCGTCGAGCTGGACGATCGCGAGTTGTGCGTGCGGGCCCGCTCCGAGGCGGAAGTCAACGCCGACCAGGGCATCCCCGGCGGTTTCGAGACGCGCGGCTTCGAGTACCGCATCAACCTGCCGTCGCGGGTCGACCCGGAGGCCATCGACGCCGTCATGGACCACGGCCTGCTCCGGGTCCGGTTGCCCCGGGCGACCCGGCCCGCGCCGCGCACCATCACCGTGGGCCGCACCGGGCCGCGCTCCGGCGACCTCTCCACGGGTACGCCGATGCCGGCCGATCCCGCCGCGGACCGGGAGTTGCACCGCCCGGACACCGTCGGCGAGATCGATCGACAGTAG
- a CDS encoding LPXTG cell wall anchor domain-containing protein: MRWKFPAGALVALAFLIPAAPAVAQTESPGLNESCQTVERKVYKDIRELVTIDLDTATNQELRVLTAQILATANAEKLPVLPGAIQDRLKGTEDDLRAFLKKGVLDAWSVALRISVVRTLTDAGTNVDAAAQKVLGSAAVDDYLAYLNDGLYAARALDCASQPTPTPSATPSATPSATASAAPSATASATTTGAPTAASSASPGGEGGGLPVTGADTATVAGIGGALLLLGGAGYLIGRRRRSSFVA; this comes from the coding sequence ATGCGATGGAAGTTTCCGGCCGGCGCCCTAGTGGCGCTGGCCTTTTTGATTCCGGCGGCACCGGCGGTGGCTCAAACCGAATCGCCAGGGCTGAACGAATCCTGCCAAACGGTCGAGCGCAAGGTGTACAAGGATATCCGCGAGCTTGTCACCATTGATCTGGATACCGCCACCAATCAAGAGCTGCGGGTGTTGACCGCCCAGATCCTGGCCACGGCAAACGCCGAAAAGTTGCCCGTTTTGCCTGGAGCAATACAGGACCGGCTGAAAGGCACGGAGGATGATCTCCGCGCATTCCTCAAGAAAGGCGTGCTTGACGCCTGGTCAGTGGCTCTGCGGATCTCGGTGGTCCGGACGTTGACTGACGCTGGCACCAACGTGGATGCGGCCGCGCAGAAGGTGCTCGGCAGCGCGGCCGTCGATGACTACCTGGCTTACCTGAACGACGGCCTCTACGCCGCACGTGCGCTTGACTGCGCGTCTCAGCCCACGCCGACGCCGAGCGCCACGCCCAGTGCGACGCCCAGCGCCACGGCCAGCGCGGCGCCCAGCGCCACGGCCAGCGCCACGACGACCGGTGCACCGACCGCTGCCTCCTCCGCCAGCCCCGGCGGCGAGGGCGGCGGGCTGCCCGTGACCGGTGCCGACACCGCGACCGTGGCCGGCATTGGCGGTGCGCTTCTGCTCCTCGGCGGCGCGGGCTACCTGATCGGACGCCGACGCCGCTCCAGCTTCGTGGCGTAG
- a CDS encoding GNAT family N-acetyltransferase: MIEAVVLHTVAMPTAPALALRPWRMDDVPALVGVCQDPAMRRWATFAVQDDADAMRWVQAQQRGWASGDRLGFAVLETGHDSPHGQLVGNVVLKEIAPGKPSAEVGYWTAAHARGKGVAPRALEALTGWAFDMLGHDGLKRLELLHQVDNPASCRVAEKSRYDFDRVLPAAPPTFPLDGHLHARHRDA, translated from the coding sequence GTGATTGAAGCCGTCGTACTGCACACGGTCGCGATGCCCACCGCCCCTGCCCTGGCGCTGCGCCCCTGGCGCATGGACGACGTGCCCGCGCTGGTCGGGGTGTGCCAGGATCCCGCGATGCGTCGCTGGGCGACCTTCGCAGTGCAGGACGATGCTGACGCGATGCGGTGGGTACAGGCCCAGCAGCGGGGCTGGGCATCGGGAGACCGACTTGGCTTCGCGGTCCTCGAAACGGGCCACGATTCGCCCCACGGACAGTTGGTGGGCAACGTGGTCCTGAAGGAGATCGCCCCCGGCAAACCGTCGGCCGAGGTGGGCTATTGGACGGCCGCGCACGCGCGCGGAAAGGGTGTAGCGCCGCGCGCGCTGGAAGCTCTCACCGGCTGGGCCTTCGACATGCTGGGGCACGATGGACTGAAGCGTCTTGAACTCCTGCATCAGGTGGACAACCCGGCCTCGTGCCGAGTGGCGGAGAAAAGCCGGTACGACTTCGACAGAGTCCTGCCCGCAGCGCCGCCCACATTCCCGCTCGACGGCCACCTGCATGCGCGACACAGAGACGCATGA
- a CDS encoding contact-dependent growth inhibition system immunity protein: protein MRDTETHESNHVTTIEQLERDVWPDPGPEATFLIRRCTDLRRKPLAEFTVEDLRIMLGQEIGVPALLARAVQVLLSDPLAEGDYYPGDLLSNVLRLPDSAWPSLRAERQRLATVLAELVASPPSPTLTSSLATRTDCFATPSCGSLVDESAAARLPARCSRGSMPPRSDPR, encoded by the coding sequence ATGCGCGACACAGAGACGCATGAGAGCAATCACGTGACGACGATCGAGCAGCTTGAGCGGGACGTTTGGCCGGATCCCGGACCGGAAGCCACATTTCTCATCCGGCGTTGCACCGATCTGCGACGTAAGCCGCTGGCCGAGTTCACGGTCGAGGACCTGCGCATCATGCTCGGGCAAGAAATTGGCGTACCCGCCTTGCTGGCCCGCGCGGTACAAGTTCTGCTCAGCGATCCATTGGCTGAGGGCGACTATTACCCGGGTGACCTGCTCTCCAACGTGCTGCGGCTACCTGACTCGGCGTGGCCGAGCCTACGAGCGGAACGGCAGCGACTGGCAACTGTGCTGGCTGAGCTAGTTGCCAGTCCCCCTTCTCCGACCCTGACCTCAAGCCTCGCGACCCGGACCGACTGCTTCGCGACGCCATCGTGCGGTTCCTTGGTCGATGAGAGCGCAGCCGCTAGGCTCCCCGCCCGATGTAGCCGCGGGTCCATGCCCCCACGAAGCGATCCCAGGTGA
- a CDS encoding metallophosphoesterase family protein → MSDERDDHDRQDEPNERPDRAPASERAARRPRSTDPLELGFTPRKPVPWLAPFLLISTGIRTLLAMLFGAYLDKRELQNAFGDDIFRQVGPDGGLWLDYVADLGDGFNATYSVAYLLAQPELTVDGHRLPRAQTLVMGGDQVYPSAAYEEYENRCKGPYQAALPTAPPEKPTLFAVPGNHDWYDGLTAFLRLFVRSRDRNFAGWATGQSRSYFAVELPADWWLLGVDDQSGSYLDDPQLTYFDEVARRLGPEAKVIIAAPAPTWVKAADNPAAYDSIDYFIRTIIDPTGAQVRLLLSGDLHHYARYAGADRQLITCGGGGAYLYPTHKLPERLEVPPRDTLARRASRAQPYDLVARYPDAAASRRYGWGIFPRLPMRNPGFTTLLGILHTLLMLAMAGATANWADSTDQRLFSVPLVLMVLVTVLAAALFAKPPSASGKRHARHWILGVAHGVAHVALAAAGTWAWLALPFYDWPWPLPAVAATVLYGPVIGLVASQLVAAYLLVAGSFGVNVNELFAGQGIEDSKSFLRLRIDADGTLTIYPIAVDRVSRDWQVNPDQSPTASWLTPKTTPTPHLAEPPTVLH, encoded by the coding sequence GTGAGCGACGAACGCGACGACCACGACCGCCAGGACGAGCCGAACGAGCGCCCCGACCGAGCGCCGGCCAGCGAGCGTGCCGCCCGTCGGCCGCGCAGCACCGACCCGCTGGAGTTGGGATTCACGCCGCGCAAGCCGGTGCCGTGGCTGGCACCGTTCCTGCTGATCAGCACCGGCATCCGGACGCTGCTGGCGATGCTCTTCGGGGCGTACCTGGACAAGCGCGAGTTGCAGAACGCGTTCGGCGACGACATCTTCCGCCAGGTCGGGCCGGACGGCGGGCTGTGGCTCGACTACGTGGCCGACCTGGGTGACGGCTTCAACGCCACGTACTCGGTGGCGTACCTGCTGGCACAACCGGAACTGACGGTGGACGGGCACCGGCTGCCTCGCGCGCAGACCCTGGTGATGGGCGGCGACCAGGTGTACCCGTCGGCGGCCTATGAGGAGTACGAGAACCGGTGCAAGGGCCCCTACCAGGCCGCGTTACCGACCGCGCCGCCGGAGAAGCCCACGCTTTTCGCGGTGCCGGGCAACCACGACTGGTACGACGGCCTGACCGCGTTCCTACGGTTGTTCGTCCGCTCCCGGGACCGCAACTTCGCCGGCTGGGCCACCGGGCAGTCACGGTCGTACTTCGCCGTGGAGTTGCCGGCCGACTGGTGGCTACTCGGCGTGGATGACCAGTCCGGCTCGTACCTGGACGACCCGCAGCTGACCTACTTCGACGAGGTGGCCCGGCGGCTCGGCCCGGAAGCAAAGGTGATCATCGCGGCGCCGGCGCCGACCTGGGTCAAGGCCGCCGACAACCCCGCGGCGTACGACTCGATCGACTACTTCATTCGGACGATCATCGACCCGACCGGGGCGCAGGTGCGCCTGCTGCTCTCCGGCGACCTGCACCACTACGCCCGCTACGCCGGGGCCGACCGGCAGCTCATCACGTGCGGCGGCGGTGGCGCCTACCTCTACCCCACCCACAAGCTGCCGGAACGCCTCGAGGTGCCGCCGAGGGACACGCTGGCCCGGCGGGCCAGCCGCGCCCAGCCGTACGACCTGGTGGCCCGTTATCCCGACGCGGCCGCCTCCCGGCGCTACGGCTGGGGCATCTTCCCCCGGCTGCCGATGCGCAACCCCGGCTTCACCACCCTGCTCGGGATCCTGCACACCCTGCTGATGCTGGCGATGGCGGGTGCGACCGCAAACTGGGCCGACAGCACCGACCAGCGGCTGTTCAGCGTTCCGCTGGTGCTGATGGTGCTCGTGACGGTGCTGGCAGCGGCCCTGTTCGCCAAGCCACCGAGCGCGAGCGGCAAGCGGCACGCGCGACACTGGATTCTCGGCGTCGCCCACGGCGTCGCACATGTGGCCCTGGCTGCGGCCGGCACCTGGGCGTGGTTGGCGTTGCCGTTCTACGACTGGCCGTGGCCGCTGCCGGCGGTCGCCGCGACGGTGCTCTACGGCCCGGTGATCGGCCTGGTCGCGAGCCAGTTGGTGGCGGCGTACCTGCTGGTGGCGGGCTCGTTCGGAGTGAACGTCAACGAACTCTTCGCCGGGCAGGGGATCGAGGACTCCAAGTCGTTCCTGCGGTTGCGCATCGACGCGGACGGGACGCTGACCATCTACCCGATCGCGGTGGACCGGGTGTCCCGCGACTGGCAGGTCAACCCCGACCAGTCCCCCACCGCAAGCTGGCTGACCCCCAAAACCACCCCAACCCCCCACCTGGCCGAACCCCCCACAGTCCTCCACTAA
- a CDS encoding glycosyltransferase family 9 protein, with product MVTPSVLGPTAERLPDVQRIAVLRANALGDFVFVLPALDALRAAYPLAEIVLLGAPWHAKLWRDRPGPVDRVLVVPPAPGIRTPEAGEPESSMDDFLAAAVGEGFDLAVQIHGGGANSNPLISSLGARVTVGLRADDAPPLDRWLRYVYYQHEVIRYLEVVALVGAPATTIVPTLAVTDADRAEAVQVLGPAGRPRVALHPGASDTRRRWPAERFAEVARELHGDGYEVLVTGTPSEQEVVDRVVGAAGVPVRPQVGTLSLGGLVGCYAECALVVSNDTGPLHLAAAVGAPTVGIFWVGNLINTANPLRGRHRPICSWTVHCPVCGVDCTPGIYPHRPGDGECPHRDSFVTDVPAVEVLEAARELLPAE from the coding sequence GTGGTCACTCCGTCCGTGCTCGGCCCGACCGCCGAGCGCCTTCCCGACGTGCAGCGGATCGCGGTACTGCGCGCCAACGCGCTTGGCGACTTCGTGTTCGTCCTGCCAGCGCTGGACGCGTTGCGTGCCGCGTACCCCTTGGCGGAGATCGTGCTGCTCGGCGCGCCGTGGCACGCGAAGCTCTGGCGCGACCGGCCCGGCCCGGTGGACCGGGTGCTGGTGGTGCCCCCGGCGCCCGGCATTCGAACGCCGGAGGCGGGCGAGCCGGAGTCGTCGATGGACGACTTCCTGGCCGCCGCCGTCGGTGAGGGTTTCGACCTGGCGGTGCAGATCCACGGTGGCGGCGCCAACTCCAATCCGCTGATCAGCAGCCTCGGCGCCCGGGTGACCGTCGGCCTGCGCGCCGACGACGCGCCGCCGTTGGACCGCTGGCTGCGCTACGTCTACTACCAGCACGAGGTGATCCGCTACTTGGAGGTGGTGGCCCTGGTGGGAGCACCGGCGACCACCATCGTGCCGACGCTGGCGGTGACCGACGCCGACCGGGCCGAGGCGGTCCAGGTGCTCGGACCAGCGGGCCGACCTCGGGTGGCGCTGCATCCCGGCGCCTCCGACACCCGCCGCCGCTGGCCCGCCGAGCGCTTCGCCGAGGTGGCCCGCGAGCTGCATGGTGACGGCTACGAGGTGTTGGTCACCGGCACGCCGTCCGAGCAGGAGGTGGTGGACCGGGTGGTCGGCGCGGCCGGGGTGCCGGTCCGACCACAGGTGGGCACGCTCAGCCTCGGCGGGCTGGTGGGTTGCTATGCCGAATGCGCGCTGGTCGTCTCCAACGACACCGGCCCGCTGCATCTGGCCGCCGCGGTCGGCGCCCCGACGGTGGGCATCTTCTGGGTCGGCAACTTGATCAACACGGCCAACCCGTTGCGCGGACGGCACCGGCCGATCTGCTCCTGGACCGTGCACTGCCCGGTGTGTGGGGTGGACTGCACGCCGGGCATCTACCCGCACCGGCCCGGCGACGGCGAGTGCCCGCACCGGGATTCGTTCGTCACCGACGTACCGGCTGTCGAGGTGCTGGAAGCCGCCCGCGAGTTGCTCCCAGCGGAGTAA